A genomic window from Pseudomonas alcaligenes includes:
- a CDS encoding beta-ketoacyl synthase N-terminal-like domain-containing protein: protein MIPVYLQRGALHSALGADLSEAASNLLADRRPQPTPFLLHELQQPRPYLAAATDETLDARLDRLLGETLGDAAAGDCLLIVASTALDITELETQVAADGGFRFEHSTPLDLMAERLRQRHGFAEAFTLNTACTSAANGLLYGARLLASGDYKQVLVLAFETPSAIAQQGFGALDLTSPSGAYRPFHPERDGLVLGECYCATLLGREPGQAPLARLLGGFSACDTSSLTTTREDGSHIDWVMRRALQVAGVEAGQIGLAKLHGTATGANDLAESAGMRLLYPEALPPLAVLKPWLGHSLGACGLSETLLLLAALRRGALPALDYAGEALLPLPSEPTAIAPDALLLANFFGFGGNNASLVLQGIAQ from the coding sequence ATGATCCCCGTCTACCTGCAGCGCGGCGCCCTGCACAGCGCCCTCGGCGCCGACCTGAGCGAAGCGGCGAGCAACCTGCTGGCCGACCGCCGGCCACAACCGACGCCCTTCTTGCTGCACGAACTGCAGCAGCCGCGCCCCTACCTCGCCGCTGCCACTGACGAGACGCTGGACGCACGCCTGGATCGTCTGCTCGGCGAAACCCTGGGCGACGCAGCGGCCGGTGACTGCCTGTTGATCGTCGCCAGCACCGCGCTGGACATCACCGAGCTGGAAACCCAAGTGGCAGCCGACGGAGGCTTCCGCTTCGAACACTCCACGCCGCTGGACCTGATGGCCGAGCGGCTGCGCCAGCGCCACGGCTTCGCCGAGGCCTTCACCCTCAACACCGCCTGCACCAGCGCCGCCAACGGACTGCTGTATGGCGCGCGACTGCTCGCCAGCGGTGACTACAAGCAGGTACTGGTGCTGGCCTTCGAGACGCCCAGCGCCATTGCTCAGCAAGGCTTCGGCGCCCTCGACCTGACCAGCCCCAGCGGCGCCTACCGACCCTTCCACCCGGAGCGCGACGGCCTGGTGCTGGGCGAGTGCTACTGCGCCACCCTGCTCGGCCGCGAACCAGGGCAGGCACCATTGGCCAGACTGCTCGGCGGTTTCAGCGCCTGCGATACCAGCAGCCTGACCACCACCCGCGAGGATGGCAGCCATATCGACTGGGTGATGCGCCGCGCCCTGCAGGTCGCCGGGGTCGAGGCCGGGCAGATCGGCCTGGCCAAGCTGCACGGCACCGCCACCGGCGCCAACGACCTGGCCGAAAGCGCCGGCATGCGCCTGCTCTACCCCGAGGCGCTACCGCCGCTGGCCGTGCTCAAGCCCTGGCTCGGCCACAGCCTGGGCGCCTGCGGCCTGAGCGAGACGCTGCTGCTGCTCGCCGCCCTGCGCCGCGGCGCGCTGCCGGCGCTGGACTATGCCGGCGAGGCGCTGCTGCCGCTGCCCAGCGAGCCGACGGCCATTGCGCCCGACGCCCTGCTGCTGGCCAACTTCTTCGGCTTCGGCGGCAACAACGCCAGCCTGGTGCTGCAGGGGATCGCGCAATGA